One window from the genome of Candidatus Angelobacter sp. encodes:
- a CDS encoding S8 family serine peptidase has translation MRVTLSQPGRRMILLWTALGLFLGDFVAPAADTKTIHLRNGAISTPPKAAAAVQTRTSVPAASGLFLVQFTGPLQPAWREQLGQTGVELVRYVPDDTFIAKFNTVSPASVGALNFVHWVGSYRPELKVHPRLAAAATAAARTNETVSVNILLSSSATPAEIAVVRSQMAVIHHESHLRQGIIVRGELLPGRLDALSQSSAVLWIERAPKRKLVDEAASKLVGGDDGNAATPTVTQQLGFDGTGVTVCVADTGLDSGNTNAMHPDMLGRVVGFQYYGGLTDGSDGYGHGTHCAGIVAGNAATGETDPDTGQFYGLGVASGANLFVERIFDDSANEVSPFPSDETLTHDAVRHGAKIGSNSWGNDVQGDYDIDAAQFDELVRDADAGTAGDQPYVLEFSAGNAGPDSQTVDSPASAKNVIATGASENVPGTLALTYGLYADGQDTMCDFSSRGPAADGRIKPDLVAPGSWIASAASSAAPDEAAIAWTAIDNFYVYMGGTSMSGPHAAGAAAVFVQYYQSTHTNAAPSPALVKAALINSADALDQSNGGPGPVPNNDEGWGRINLTNIIVTNVNTAPRYYQYLDQTVLLTNSQVYEQHVFVEASDEPLKVTLAYTDVPGFPGALPALVNDLDLEVIGPDGRLYRGNQFGAGESVPNAPTPDKLNNVEGVFLSQPVAGDYLVRVRASKIVQDAISSTPAIDQDFALVTSGNLTRPGVGIVLLDRSSYTAPGIIQMEVLDAARSASSTVSVLVSNLTTRQSMTSELSA, from the coding sequence ATGCGCGTGACGCTTTCCCAGCCTGGCCGGCGGATGATCCTGTTGTGGACAGCGCTGGGCCTTTTCCTGGGCGATTTCGTCGCGCCGGCAGCGGACACGAAAACAATCCACCTTCGCAACGGAGCGATTTCCACCCCACCCAAAGCGGCGGCCGCGGTCCAAACCCGGACGTCCGTGCCGGCGGCTTCCGGTTTATTTCTCGTTCAGTTCACCGGCCCGTTACAACCCGCCTGGCGAGAGCAGTTAGGCCAGACGGGCGTGGAACTGGTCCGCTACGTTCCTGACGACACGTTCATCGCCAAATTCAACACCGTGTCGCCCGCGAGTGTCGGGGCATTGAATTTCGTTCATTGGGTTGGGTCTTACCGGCCGGAACTCAAGGTTCATCCGCGACTTGCTGCCGCCGCAACGGCGGCAGCGCGAACCAACGAGACGGTAAGCGTCAACATTTTGCTGTCCTCGTCGGCGACGCCGGCGGAGATCGCCGTCGTGCGCTCCCAGATGGCGGTGATTCATCACGAGAGCCATCTGCGCCAGGGCATCATTGTGCGAGGGGAATTGCTGCCGGGCCGGCTGGACGCGCTGTCGCAATCAAGCGCGGTGCTCTGGATCGAGCGCGCGCCCAAGCGGAAGCTGGTGGATGAAGCCGCCTCGAAGCTGGTCGGCGGCGACGATGGCAACGCCGCCACGCCCACCGTCACACAGCAGCTTGGGTTCGACGGCACGGGCGTAACGGTATGCGTGGCCGATACCGGACTGGATTCCGGCAACACCAACGCGATGCACCCGGACATGCTCGGACGCGTGGTCGGATTCCAGTATTACGGCGGCTTGACGGACGGATCAGATGGATACGGACACGGAACTCATTGCGCAGGCATTGTCGCGGGCAACGCGGCGACGGGCGAGACCGACCCGGACACCGGCCAGTTCTACGGTCTGGGCGTCGCGTCCGGCGCGAATCTGTTTGTCGAGCGCATTTTCGACGACAGCGCAAACGAGGTCAGTCCGTTTCCCAGCGACGAGACGCTGACACATGACGCGGTGCGGCATGGGGCGAAAATTGGATCAAACAGTTGGGGCAATGACGTGCAGGGCGATTACGACATTGATGCGGCGCAGTTCGATGAGCTGGTGCGGGACGCGGACGCAGGCACAGCAGGCGACCAGCCTTACGTTCTGGAATTCTCCGCTGGTAACGCGGGTCCTGACTCGCAGACGGTGGACAGCCCGGCCTCCGCCAAAAACGTGATCGCCACGGGCGCTTCGGAGAATGTTCCGGGCACACTGGCGTTGACCTACGGACTTTATGCCGACGGCCAAGACACGATGTGCGATTTCTCCAGCCGCGGGCCGGCTGCGGACGGTCGCATCAAGCCGGACCTAGTTGCGCCCGGAAGCTGGATCGCCTCCGCCGCGTCGTCCGCGGCACCGGACGAGGCCGCGATTGCCTGGACGGCGATTGATAATTTCTACGTTTACATGGGCGGCACGAGCATGTCCGGTCCGCACGCGGCGGGCGCAGCTGCCGTATTCGTGCAGTATTACCAAAGCACGCATACCAACGCGGCGCCCTCGCCGGCGCTGGTCAAGGCGGCGCTGATCAATTCAGCGGATGCACTGGACCAATCCAATGGCGGTCCCGGCCCGGTGCCGAACAACGACGAAGGTTGGGGGCGCATCAATTTGACCAACATCATCGTGACCAACGTTAACACCGCGCCGCGCTATTATCAGTATCTCGATCAAACGGTGTTGCTGACGAACAGCCAGGTCTATGAACAGCACGTTTTTGTCGAGGCGTCGGACGAACCGCTGAAGGTCACCCTGGCCTATACTGATGTGCCGGGATTTCCGGGGGCGCTGCCAGCGCTGGTGAACGATCTGGATTTGGAGGTGATTGGCCCGGACGGGAGACTATATCGCGGAAACCAGTTTGGCGCGGGCGAATCGGTGCCGAACGCGCCCACGCCGGATAAGCTGAACAATGTGGAGGGAGTTTTTCTCTCGCAACCGGTGGCGGGCGACTACTTGGTACGCGTGCGAGCCAGCAAGATTGTGCAGGATGCAATCTCAAGCACGCCCGCGATCGATCAGGATTTTGCGCTGGTCACGTCCGGCAATCTGACGCGGCCGGGCGTGGGAATTGTTTTGCTCGACCGCTCCAGCTACACGGCCCCGGGCATCATCCAGATGGAAGTGCTCGACGCCGCCCGAAGTGCGAGCAGCACCGTGAGTGTGCTGGTGTCAAACCTCACCACGCGCCAGTCCATGACCAGCGAGTTGTCCGCA